agaaaacaaaagcttCAATTGAAAAGTGTTGATTATTGACTTGTTACGAGTTTCTtacatttttgttgttgtgtgGAACCCGGGGTTTACTACCCTAGGGTTGGTTCGTTTGCCCTTGCCTTGTTGGGATtccatataattaaaaatatattttgtaaaagtaaatttgGTGAGGAAGCTAACCCCTTGGGATTGACTCAAGTTGTAAGGACCTTTCTCTTGGGGGTATACTTGTCTAGATCGATCTATGGTTCAAACCCGtgggtgcaaataatttctGAGAGTCACGTCCCATGAGTGAAAAGCCAATGATTTCCCTAATCCGTATGATGGGGCCGCACTGCAGGTATAGAAAATACACGTTGTGTTTGCACAGTCTTTAGGGTCccttgtcattaaaaaaatgatgaggaAGTTAAGTTCTATTTTTATGCTGTTGCATTTGTTAAttcctaggggttggctcaagtggtaaagaccttggtcttggtggtatgctccctccaaggttCAAGGTTTGAATCCTAATGGATGGAAACAATCTGTAAGGGTCATCAGACAAAgagattttccccttgaattacctgaagtgcacttgtgggaaactccttgctgagggccCGTGCACCCtcaggattagtcgggatgctcTTCCCGGACacttggtgccaataaaaaaaagttgttgcATTTGTCAATGGATTGTTGACACTGAAGGAATTTCTAGGCTCTCCATTGCGGCTTAACCTCTGTAGTTGCTTGATGTCTATGATCACTAGAGACTGTCACATgcacatgtttttatttttcttctagtcactTAATGCTGCTTGCACAACCTAAAAGTGTCCCCTTATGAGTTCACCTATTATGATACCAGTTCTGGTCGTGTGTAAATACTGTTTCACTTTGTTGTGATATGTCATATTACTGATTCTTATTGCCAATGCAGAAACTATCGATGTCTATTGATGAATTTGTCAAAAATACACCGTACATATCAGAGGATGGGGCTGTTACGCTTGGATCTAAGAAAACAACTGTTTTTGAGGTTGATCTTAGGACTGGAAAGTTGATCCGCACTTACAGGTTCAATTCTCAATCAACACTGCAAAGTGATGATGAAAACCAGAGTGTTTCATATAAGGATATATCCAGTAAGGTGTTGGTAAAGCCTGGATCTAAGAGTCCAAATATTGTTGATTTGCGACTGCACATCACAAGGACAGATTATCTACTGACGTCATTTGCTCGAGACTCGGACAAAACTTCGTGGAATATGACGATTGCTGAAATTGGGGCTTCTTTGCTTTGTCTAGATGCTTCTAGTGGGGCTCCTTTGAATTTTCTGGATAAGCTTGGTTTAGAAACTGGAATTGACTTTGCTTTGCCATTGTCATGTCACACAAGAGGCCCTATTTTCTGCCATCGTAGTCATATTTTGCTAGAATCCTCTGGGATTGAAATGCTCCCAGGGGCTCATCTTGGAGATATGCTGCTGCCAATGCCTCCTTCAGGTTTGATAATTCCTATAAAACCCGAGGTTGATAGACTTGTAGATGATAGTGACCCAATGCTTCAATTGCCTCCTAGGGAGATGGATGATACAGGGATTGTTGAAGTGCATAGCACTAAATTTTCTCTTAGTCACATGTTAATCATGTTTCGTGAGTGGTCATTGGCATTTTCCATCATCATGTTCATGATCATTCTTGTTGTGGGCCTTGTCGTTAAAGGTTGTGTTCTGtttcttaaagaaaaagttTCGTTGAATGAGCTGCCTTGTAATTCTAGCTCCAAAGCTGCAtctttgaagaggaagaaaaacaaaaaatcagcAAGCAATGATGATGTTGAGAAAAAGGATAATTATGCACACATTGATGGTGAGAACAAAACACTGTTGCACCTCAATAAACTTTTAGATGGTGGCGCAAATGGACGCAGGATAGGTAAACTATTTGTATCAAACACTGAAATTGCTAAGGGAAGTAATGGTACTATTATCCTTGAGGGAATCTATGAGGGTCGACCAGTTGCCGTAAAACGTCTGGTCCATGCTCATAATGATGTGGCTTTTAAAGAAATTCAGAATCTTATAGCATCTGACTACCATCCAAACATTGTTCGATGGTATGGAGTGGAATATGATCAAGATTTTGTCTATCTCTCTTTGGAGCGGTGTACTTGCAGCTTGGATGATTTGATCCAGGTTTACACAGATTATTCACAATACCCAGCATTCAATGAGAAACAAGCTACGAGAGCTATGATTGATTATAAAGCCCGTCTAGAGTCCATGAAGAATAGAATGTCGGGTATCAATTTGTGGAAAGCAAATGGTCATCCGTCACCTCTATTGTTAAAGATGATGAGGTTGGTTGGtatgtcttttttgttttcacatGATAGTATTTGTTGGtttatcaaaaggagaaagaaagaaagaaagaaagatgaaagtAGCCTTTGTGTTTAATCATAGCCATAATGTTTATTTATGTGTagctttgtttttttctttgttcatgTCGGATTGTTGTCATTAATGCATGAGAAAGATGAGGCAAAACTCCACACTCGTGGGACTTAAACATACATCTTTGGTAGATATCATCATACAACCCTGGAAAGTTTTGAATTGCCATACTAATACCCCAAGTTTTCTGTACTACCCATAAGTTCAGTTATTAGGAGGGTGAAATGCATATCCGTTTTGATATTGATTTCAATGCTTTGAATGTGACCATCATGCCTGTCAAGCCCCACATGAACACAAGTGTAGGCTAATTACTCCTGAATGATTTTTAAGTTCAGTTTCCATTTTTGGATCaaatagttttgatttttgttgtcaTCTTCTTAACCCCTTATCTTGCATTTGACACAGGGATGTGGTTTCTGGGCTAGTGCATTTGCATGAATTGGGAATAATTCATCGCGACTTAAAGCCTCAAAATGTCTTGATAATCAAGGAAAGATCTTTATGTGCAAAACTTTCTGACATGGGCATTAGCAAGCGCCTTGTTGGGGATATGTCTTCCTTGAGTCATCAGGCTACTGGCAAGCACTCTtacctagttttttttttcagtagttTTTGCCCTTTATATACAACATTATTTAGTACATGCATAACTAATGTTATCTATTGCGTGATGAGTTTTGAAAGGTATGCTCGGTTTGACCATTTTGATCGGTTTACCTTTCCGTCTGGTGTAATGAGAATTCAAGT
This genomic interval from Juglans microcarpa x Juglans regia isolate MS1-56 chromosome 4D, Jm3101_v1.0, whole genome shotgun sequence contains the following:
- the LOC121260884 gene encoding serine/threonine-protein kinase/endoribonuclease IRE1a isoform X2, which translates into the protein MKHHFICILCLFLVFVISAFSNSFGELSLWSPYGGELSRSPSRSLLSISPEHSTTLIAGLDGTVYLVESNSKRVIWSFTSGAPIYTSFQAPFSQDKDKENAGGRFFIDCGDDWELYMHTEHFGRVKLSMSIDEFVKNTPYISEDGAVTLGSKKTTVFEVDLRTGKLIRTYRFNSQSTLQSDDENQSVSYKDISSKVLVKPGSKSPNIVDLRLHITRTDYLLTSFARDSDKTSWNMTIAEIGASLLCLDASSGAPLNFLDKLGLETGIDFALPLSCHTRGPIFCHRSHILLESSGIEMLPGAHLGDMLLPMPPSGLIIPIKPEVDRLVDDSDPMLQLPPREMDDTGIVEVHSTKFSLSHMLIMFREWSLAFSIIMFMIILVVGLVVKGCVLFLKEKVSLNELPCNSSSKAASLKRKKNKKSASNDDVEKKDNYAHIDGENKTLLHLNKLLDGGANGRRIGKLFVSNTEIAKGSNGTIILEGIYEGRPVAVKRLVHAHNDVAFKEIQNLIASDYHPNIVRWYGVEYDQDFVYLSLERCTCSLDDLIQVYTDYSQYPAFNEKQATRAMIDYKARLESMKNRMSGINLWKANGHPSPLLLKMMRDVVSGLVHLHELGIIHRDLKPQNVLIIKERSLCAKLSDMGISKRLVGDMSSLSHQATGCGSSGWQAPEQLLHGRQTRAVDLFSLGCILFFCITGGRHPFGERLERDINIVKNQMDLFLVQNIPEGVDLIFRLLSPDPELRPRASEVLHHPLFWSSETRLSFLRDTSDRVELEDRETNSEFFKALESIGSVALGSKWDQKMEPAFITNIGHYRRYKFDSVRDLLRVMRNKLNHYRELPKEIQILSGRGMVSEVFEYQR
- the LOC121260884 gene encoding serine/threonine-protein kinase/endoribonuclease IRE1a isoform X3, whose translation is MHTEHFGRVKLSMSIDEFVKNTPYISEDGAVTLGSKKTTVFEVDLRTGKLIRTYRFNSQSTLQSDDENQSVSYKDISSKVLVKPGSKSPNIVDLRLHITRTDYLLTSFARDSDKTSWNMTIAEIGASLLCLDASSGAPLNFLDKLGLETGIDFALPLSCHTRGPIFCHRSHILLESSGIEMLPGAHLGDMLLPMPPSGLIIPIKPEVDRLVDDSDPMLQLPPREMDDTGIVEVHSTKFSLSHMLIMFREWSLAFSIIMFMIILVVGLVVKGCVLFLKEKVSLNELPCNSSSKAASLKRKKNKKSASNDDVEKKDNYAHIDGENKTLLHLNKLLDGGANGRRIGKLFVSNTEIAKGSNGTIILEGIYEGRPVAVKRLVHAHNDVAFKEIQNLIASDYHPNIVRWYGVEYDQDFVYLSLERCTCSLDDLIQVYTDYSQYPAFNEKQATRAMIDYKARLESMKNRMSGINLWKANGHPSPLLLKMMRDVVSGLVHLHELGIIHRDLKPQNVLIIKERSLCAKLSDMGISKRLVGDMSSLSHQATGCGSSGWQAPEQLLHGRQTRAVDLFSLGCILFFCITGGRHPFGERLERDINIVKNQMDLFLVQNIPEGVDLIFRLLSPDPELRPRASEVLHHPLFWSSETRLSFLRDTSDRVELEDRETNSEFFKALESIGSVALGSKWDQKMEPAFITNIGHYRRYKFDSVRDLLRVMRNKLNHYRELPKEIQGLLGPVPEGFDSYFASRFPRLLMEVHKVVCRYCRGEGWFRKYLNINVD
- the LOC121260884 gene encoding serine/threonine-protein kinase/endoribonuclease IRE1a isoform X1, whose protein sequence is MKHHFICILCLFLVFVISAFSNSFGELSLWSPYGGELSRSPSRSLLSISPEHSTTLIAGLDGTVYLVESNSKRVIWSFTSGAPIYTSFQAPFSQDKDKENAGGRFFIDCGDDWELYMHTEHFGRVKLSMSIDEFVKNTPYISEDGAVTLGSKKTTVFEVDLRTGKLIRTYRFNSQSTLQSDDENQSVSYKDISSKVLVKPGSKSPNIVDLRLHITRTDYLLTSFARDSDKTSWNMTIAEIGASLLCLDASSGAPLNFLDKLGLETGIDFALPLSCHTRGPIFCHRSHILLESSGIEMLPGAHLGDMLLPMPPSGLIIPIKPEVDRLVDDSDPMLQLPPREMDDTGIVEVHSTKFSLSHMLIMFREWSLAFSIIMFMIILVVGLVVKGCVLFLKEKVSLNELPCNSSSKAASLKRKKNKKSASNDDVEKKDNYAHIDGENKTLLHLNKLLDGGANGRRIGKLFVSNTEIAKGSNGTIILEGIYEGRPVAVKRLVHAHNDVAFKEIQNLIASDYHPNIVRWYGVEYDQDFVYLSLERCTCSLDDLIQVYTDYSQYPAFNEKQATRAMIDYKARLESMKNRMSGINLWKANGHPSPLLLKMMRDVVSGLVHLHELGIIHRDLKPQNVLIIKERSLCAKLSDMGISKRLVGDMSSLSHQATGCGSSGWQAPEQLLHGRQTRAVDLFSLGCILFFCITGGRHPFGERLERDINIVKNQMDLFLVQNIPEGVDLIFRLLSPDPELRPRASEVLHHPLFWSSETRLSFLRDTSDRVELEDRETNSEFFKALESIGSVALGSKWDQKMEPAFITNIGHYRRYKFDSVRDLLRVMRNKLNHYRELPKEIQGLLGPVPEGFDSYFASRFPRLLMEVHKVVCRYCRGEGWFRKYLNINVD